In the genome of Blastocatellia bacterium, one region contains:
- a CDS encoding alpha/beta hydrolase: MPKIKVNEIELYYEIHGGESHEHSGRLPLLLIAGLGFGAWSWYRQIPALAREFVTIAFDNRGAGQSDKPDTEYTIKMMADDAAMLLRALKVERAHVLGHSMGGYIAQELALGYPDLVASLVLVSSSFGGKNAVLMSAETAAQMRSELEAEDPEVALRKGLSLRFSDRFIAEHPDLVNEFIAVRRAHLPPREAWLRQFVACLTFETESRLPSLRIPTLIVTGDDDPIVPAENSRRLAASIPGSQLRVLEGARHLLFIEHAEAFNHIVIEFLKALN, encoded by the coding sequence ATGCCGAAGATCAAAGTCAACGAGATCGAGCTTTATTACGAAATTCACGGCGGCGAATCCCACGAGCATTCTGGGCGACTTCCGTTGCTGCTCATTGCCGGATTGGGATTCGGCGCCTGGAGCTGGTATCGGCAGATTCCGGCGCTGGCCAGGGAATTCGTCACCATTGCCTTTGATAATCGAGGCGCGGGCCAGTCCGACAAACCTGACACAGAGTACACGATTAAGATGATGGCTGACGATGCAGCCATGCTGCTTCGCGCTCTGAAGGTCGAACGGGCGCACGTGCTCGGCCACTCGATGGGCGGATATATTGCGCAGGAGTTGGCGCTCGGTTACCCCGACCTGGTGGCCAGCCTTGTGCTCGTCTCATCGAGTTTCGGTGGGAAAAACGCCGTGCTCATGTCAGCGGAGACGGCAGCGCAGATGCGCTCGGAGCTGGAAGCTGAGGACCCGGAGGTTGCCTTACGAAAGGGGCTCTCGCTTCGCTTCAGCGACCGATTCATCGCTGAGCATCCTGATCTGGTCAACGAGTTCATTGCTGTGAGGCGAGCGCATCTGCCGCCGCGTGAAGCCTGGTTGCGACAATTCGTCGCCTGCCTCACGTTTGAGACGGAATCGCGCCTGCCGTCGCTGCGCATACCGACGTTGATTGTGACCGGTGACGATGATCCGATTGTTCCGGCGGAGAATTCGCGCCGTCTGGCCGCGAGCATTCCGGGTTCGCAATTGCGCGTGCTGGAGGGCGCGCGGCATCTACTCTTCATCGAGCACGCGGAGGCCTTTAATCATATCGTGATCGAATTCTTGAAGGCGTTAAATTGA
- a CDS encoding aldehyde dehydrogenase family protein, whose amino-acid sequence MTKEYPFIVGGERRTSAEKVEIRNPYNQDVIAVVNYASAHDADEAIARAASAFETTRQLPSYARADVLRRVASELAARKEEWAELITLEAGKPIRDARTEVTRAVQTFTVAAEEAKRLGGELLPLDWLAGSENRWAIVRRFPIGPILGITPFNFPLNLVAHKVAPALASGNPIIIKPAPQTPLSALRLGELVCAVGWPDGGLSVLPCSNDVAGRMLADERIKKLTFTGSAAVGWMLKAQVPKKKVTLELGGNAAVIVHEDADLDYAARRSVQGGFAYAGQTCISVQRIYAHEAVYEPFLARVLEGVRNLIVGDPKDETTDVGPMINVAAAERAESWIREAVQAGAKVLIGGERSGAFLMPTVLTDVAPEMKVSCEEVFAPIVIVSRYTDFEEALRWINASRYGLQAGVFTRDVNRIVRAYQMIEVGGLMANDVPTYRADHMPYGGVKDSGFGREGVRSAIEEMTEPRVLVLNLS is encoded by the coding sequence ATGACGAAAGAGTATCCCTTCATCGTGGGCGGCGAGCGGCGAACGTCGGCGGAGAAAGTGGAGATTCGCAATCCGTACAATCAGGATGTGATCGCCGTGGTCAACTATGCGTCGGCGCACGATGCTGACGAAGCGATTGCGCGGGCGGCTTCGGCGTTTGAGACGACGCGACAGTTGCCATCTTACGCGCGCGCGGACGTTCTTCGCCGCGTAGCGAGCGAGCTGGCCGCACGCAAAGAAGAATGGGCCGAACTGATCACACTGGAAGCGGGCAAGCCAATACGCGATGCGCGCACTGAAGTCACTCGCGCCGTGCAGACATTCACCGTGGCAGCAGAAGAAGCCAAGCGATTGGGCGGCGAATTGCTGCCGCTTGATTGGTTGGCCGGGTCAGAGAATCGCTGGGCTATCGTTCGCCGATTTCCCATCGGGCCGATTCTCGGCATCACGCCGTTCAACTTCCCTCTGAATTTGGTCGCGCACAAGGTGGCTCCGGCGCTCGCTTCGGGCAATCCCATCATCATCAAGCCAGCGCCGCAGACACCGCTGTCGGCGTTGCGGCTGGGCGAACTGGTGTGCGCGGTGGGTTGGCCTGACGGGGGCTTGAGCGTCCTTCCCTGCTCTAACGATGTCGCCGGACGGATGCTCGCCGACGAGCGCATCAAGAAACTCACGTTCACCGGCAGCGCCGCTGTCGGCTGGATGTTGAAAGCACAAGTGCCGAAAAAGAAAGTCACGTTGGAACTCGGTGGAAACGCCGCTGTCATCGTGCATGAGGATGCTGACCTCGATTACGCGGCGCGACGCTCGGTGCAAGGCGGGTTTGCTTACGCCGGTCAAACCTGCATCTCCGTGCAGCGCATCTACGCGCATGAGGCTGTGTACGAACCATTTCTGGCGCGGGTGCTGGAGGGCGTCAGAAACCTGATCGTCGGCGATCCGAAGGATGAAACCACCGATGTCGGTCCGATGATCAACGTGGCTGCCGCCGAACGCGCCGAGAGCTGGATTCGTGAAGCGGTTCAGGCCGGCGCGAAGGTCCTTATCGGCGGTGAACGCAGTGGCGCATTTCTCATGCCGACGGTGCTCACTGATGTTGCGCCGGAGATGAAAGTAAGCTGCGAGGAAGTATTCGCGCCCATTGTCATCGTAAGCCGTTATACCGATTTTGAAGAAGCTCTCCGATGGATCAATGCCTCGCGCTATGGATTGCAGGCGGGCGTCTTCACTCGTGATGTGAACCGCATCGTTCGCGCCTATCAGATGATCGAAGTCGGCGGACTCATGGCGAACGATGTGCCGACCTATCGTGCCGATCACATGCCGTATGGAGGTGTGAAAGATTCCGGGTTTGGCCGCGAAGGCGTGCGCTCGGCTATCGAAGAGATGACCGAACCGCGCGTGCTGGTCTTGAATTTGAGCTGA